A window of Flavobacterium branchiarum genomic DNA:
TTCCTCCAACTCCCAATACCAAAGGCAACCTTCCTTTATTTGTATTAATAACTGTCGAAATAACAAGTTCCTTTTCATCCTCTGTTAATGTTGCATTCTCAGCAGTGGTCCCCATAACTACAAGATATTCAACTCCTCCATCTACAGAAAAATTAACTATCCTTTGTAACGCTTCTATATCAATTGAAAAATCTTCTTTAAAAGGAGTTACTAGTGCAACGCCCGTCCCTATTAATGATTGCATATCAGATTATATTTGGTTTAATGTTTTTTAAATATTTAAATAATTCATTCACGAAAACTTTATGTTCCCGAACATTGGTATCAATCATCACTCGATTTAATCTTTTATCGATTGATGTAAAACCAACTTTAAACTTGGCTTTAGAATTTTGTGTCACGAGCATCAACATTGCTTTTTCGATATCATAATAACTTATTAATAAATCGAATTCTTCTTTTATAAAGTCTTTTAACAAATTTTCGGTAATTTCTCCCTTCAAATTAAGATTTTTTATCCCAAAAGTTGGACAAGTATACGCTTCTTTTTTATCGATTTTGTCTTTATAAACAACAATCTTAATATTCTCTTCAACAATTCCTTTAGACACCAAATCAGCTAGCAACGCTTTTTTTCTCTGAAAAACTACTCTCATCTATAAGCAAACCAACAGTTTGTATATCGGTGGTAAATGCACAGTTTTTTACATTATCAAGATTTTTATTTAATGATTTTTTTACAAAAAAAACCTTTATATAATTTAAAAACATAGTACTTTTACTTGATTACAAAATTAATTATTTAAGTCGCATTTAAGATGGTAAAACTAAAAAAGTATAACGGATTTTTAAAACTTTTTGTTATATTCTTAACATTTTTTCTAGGAGTTTCTTGTAGCAAGCAAACGTATCAAGTTTCTAAAATAGAGGGTAAACTAATCCCTATTACAAC
This region includes:
- a CDS encoding dihydrodipicolinate synthase family protein, with the translated sequence MQSLIGTGVALVTPFKEDFSIDIEALQRIVNFSVDGGVEYLVVMGTTAENATLTEDEKELVISTVINTNKGRLPLVLGVGG
- a CDS encoding DUF6913 domain-containing protein: MRVVFQRKKALLADLVSKGIVEENIKIVVYKDKIDKKEAYTCPTFGIKNLNLKGEITENLLKDFIKEEFDLLISYYDIEKAMLMLVTQNSKAKFKVGFTSIDKRLNRVMIDTNVREHKVFVNELFKYLKNIKPNII
- a CDS encoding DUF6913 domain-containing protein, yielding MFLNYIKVFFVKKSLNKNLDNVKNCAFTTDIQTVGLLIDESSFSEKKSVAS